From a single Nicotiana tomentosiformis chromosome 2, ASM39032v3, whole genome shotgun sequence genomic region:
- the LOC138905049 gene encoding uncharacterized protein — translation MEEQPRDYIRDLDKLRANLDRHFCPPKQLFISKWDPQSYVVPDDIEQWLGDVFEDPSARPVKNNSSDRPLSLILEGPSRTGSTINALKLLMEEQPRDYIRDLDKLRANLDRHFCPPKQLFISKWDPQSYKVPDDIEQWLGEVFEDPSARPVKNNSSDRPLSLILEGPSRTGKTAWVRSLGVHNYISGHLAFNAKSYSNNVTYNVIDDISLIRVRSPN, via the exons ATGGAGGAACAGCCCAGAGATTATATTAGAGATTTAGATAAATTAAGGGCTAATTTAGATAGACATTTCTGCCCTCCTAAACAACTATTTATTTCAAAATGGGACCCACAAagctatgtggtcccagatgatatAGAGCAATGGTTAGGTGATGTTTTCGAAGACCCATCTGCAAGGCCAGTGAAGAATAATAGTAGTGACAGACCATTGAGTCTGATACTGGAGGGGCCAAGCAGAACAG GATCCACCATTAATGCCCTTAAATTATTAATGGAGGAACAGCCCAGAGATTATATTAGAGATTTAGATAAATTAAGGGCTAATTTAGATAGACATTTCTGCCCTCCTAAACAACTATTTATTTCAAAATGGGATCCACAAAGCTATAAGGTTCCAGATGATATAGAGCAATGGTTAGGTGAGGTTTTCGAAGACCCATCTGCGAGGCCAGTGAAGAATAATAGTAGTGACAGACCATTGAGTCTGATACTGGAGGGGCCAAGCAGAACAGGTAAGACTGCTTGGGTCAGATCATTAGGCGTTCATAATTATATTAGTGGTCATTTAGCTTTTAATGCAAAATCTTATTCCAATAATGTAACTTATAACGTCATTGATGACATATCCCtaataagagtgaggtctccGAATTAG